The Natronobacterium texcoconense genome includes the window CGCGGGTGACGTCCTCGTAGACGCGTTCGGTCTCGAGGTCGGCGAGCCAGAGCGTCCACTGGAAGCCGTCCGTCCCGATGGCGGCCAGCACGCCGTCGTCGCCGGCCGCCTCGCGAAACGCTTCGTCGTCGAGGTAGCCAGCGATCGCCTCGGTCGCTGCCCCCGGTGATTCCCGACGTTCGCGGTTGATGGCCGTCACCTCGAGGACACAGGTGAGGCGGTCGTCGACACCCAGCAGTTCGTATTCGGGCCGGGATCGATCGACCGTGGGGTAGTCGGACGGCTCGCGTCGAAGCCGAACCGACGAATCGGCGTCCGAGTAGCCAAGCGCCTCGAGACACGGGTCGACGAGTTCGCGTCGGGTGAACTCTTCGGGCGACTGCTCGAGGACGACGCCGTTGACGCACTCGCCTTCGAGGAGGGTGTGTAGCTGTCCGCCCTCCCGTCGGGCGATGAAGGATTCGACGAACCGCTGGACGACGCCGACGAGCTGGCCGGCGCGACGGTCGTCCTGGCTGTAATCGGTGAGGCTACTCTGGGTCATTGCGGTCGGTGATCGGCCGTTTACAGGTCTCGTAATTCGCCGGCGCGCCTCGAGTCCGATTGGTCGTCGCTCGAGGCCGTCGACGTCCCATCTCGTCTGGGTGTCACCTACGGAAGAGGTTCCTAAAGAAATTCCGACCAGTCGTCTCTCCCTGTTCCGACTCGTACGCTAATTTACTCTCTCGGTGCGAACTCGAGTTCCGAGCAGTCGTACGTGTAGCGTTTGATCCCGTTTTCCTCGCAGTGGCCGGCCAGCGTTCCGGGGCAGACGGCTTCGGCTTCGAAGTCCCCGAGGTAGGCGACGGTCACTTCGTTTCCCTCCGAACGTTCGACCACCACGGCCGTGTTCGGATCGTCGTGGCTGGTCTTGATCACTCGATCCCCCGGAACGTACGGGTTCCGTGCGAACTCGAGGTTTTCGTGGTTGTACGTCCAGCGTTTGATGTCCGTGTCGTCACAGTACGACGCCAGAATCGCCGGATGGTACTCGCGCCAGTCGGCAGGCCCGTCGTCGAGCGAACTCGGGAACGCGACCCGGACCGCCTCGCCGTCCATCTCCTGACCGAAGGCGCTCGTGTTCTTCTCGGGCGGTAACACCTCGATGACGACGCCAACCGACCGATCGTCGTCGCTGGCTTTCACCACTCGATCGCCCGGCTGGAACGGGTTCTCGGGTTTCTGGTTCATGTGGGCGGTGTTCGGTCCGAGTTCGAGTAACTCGTTCATCGGGCGTGCCGCGAGGTGGTCGAGTTTCGCCGGCGACTCGCCCGAGTACTGCGTTTCCGTCTCGACTTTCGACTCGAGCGTCTCGACCCGTTCCCAGCCAAGCATGATGAGACTGTCCTCGTTGTCGCGGTGCCAGACCATCACCACGATGTCGTCGTCGGAATCGCGCTCGACGAGCGTCTCGGGCAGGAACGCCGAAACGTCTCGAGAGGTCTTCACGTCTACCTCGTAGCCGAACACCTCGAAGTCGTGACCGGCGAAACTCTCGGGGTTGCACCGCCGCATCGCTTCCTCGTTTTTCCACTCCCACATCTCGACGGGCAGGTATTCGCGACAGAACTGCTCGAACGCGAGTTCGCCCAGGTTTCCGATTCGTTTGCCGTCCACGTCGTCGGCCCCCTGGATGACGGCCTGGTGGTTTGCGCGTTCGTAGTCTATTTTATCCGGTATGAACCGATACATAAACTGAACATTTTCCAGGAGTGAAATGAATCTTTATTACCACAGCGGCAGCGAGCCCTTAAGGGTGTGCAAGGCGAGTACTGGTACGTGACGAATAATCTCACCCGTCAGCGAGAGCGCGAGAGGTCGGAAACGGAAGAAGACGCGCACCAGTCGGGGGAACGGGTGTGTACGGAATGTGAGACAGATACACTGATCAAAAGTGACGGACGGGGAGAACTCGTCTGTGAGAACTGTGGGCTGATCGTCGAGGAACCAAACGTCGATCGTGGCCCGGAGTGGCGCGCGTTCAACCACTCCGAGCGACAGAGCAAGTCCCGCGTCGGTGCACCGATTACGCAGGCGATGCACGACAAGGGGCTCACCACCCAGATCGACTGGAAGAATGCGGACGCCGCCGGGAACTCGCTGTCCGCCGAAAAGCGAAGTCAGATGAGCCGGCTTCGCAAGTGGCAAGAGCGCATTCGAACGAAAGACGCCGGCGAGCGAAACCTCCAGCAGGCACTCAGCGAGATCGACCGCATGGCGAGCGCACTGGGGGTCCCACGCGCGGTTCGCGAGGTCGCAAGCGTCATTTATCGACGGGCGCTCGACGAGGACCTCATCCGCGGTCGGTCGATCGAGGGCGTCGCAACCGGCTGTCTCTATGCAGCCTGTCGCAAAGAGGGAATCCCACGGAGTCTGGAGGAGGTCGCCGAGGTGTCACGCGTCGAGCGCCAAGAGATCGGCCGCACGTACCGGTACGTCGCCCAGAGCCTCGATCTGGGAATGCGGCCGGTCGACCCCCACGAGTTCGTCCCCCGGTTCTGTTCCGAACTCGAGGTGAGCGAAGAGGTTCACACCAAAGCAAACGAGATCATTACCGTGACCACTGAACAGGGACTGTTATCCGGCAAGTCACCGACGGGGTTCGCTGCTGCGGCGATTTATGCGGCCTCGTTGCTCTGTCACGAGAAGAAGACCCAGCGTGAAGTCGCAGACGTCGCCCAGGTGACGGAGGTCACGATCCGAAACCGGTATCAGGAGCAGATCGAAGCGCTAGGGATTCAGTAGCTGGCCCCACACTAACGAAAGTCGTCCGAGTTCGGAGACGGTCCGAGAGGTTATCCACGTTCAGTTCGTCTAGTACTCGTCGAGCGAAGCGACAGCATCGACTACCGAACACCGCTTCACCACGAGTATCCATGACAAACGACAACCCCGCGGAGAACGCAGCGGACGACCAGCTCGGAACTCTCGATTCGATCCTCGAGACCCACCAGTATCCGACGACGACTGACGACCTGATCGCCGAACACGGAGAGTTCGAGGTTCAGTCCCAGGACGGAGAGACGACTCTTCGGGAGCTACTCGAGCCGATCGACGACGAAACGTACGACTCCGCCGACGAGGTCCAAAACCGGATACTGAGGCTGTTGCATCGATAGCGACGGGTTCGAACTACGTGAGTTCCACTACCAACCGAAGATGCTCCGGTTCCGTGAGAGCATCGAGCGATCCAGGTACAGGTTCTCGAGTCCGACGTCTCGCGCGTGCTGGACGACCGCCTCGTACTCGTCTTCGGTGATCGGCCGGCTGATCTCGTCGTAGAACTCTTCCTCGCGGGCCTTGTAGTAGGGTCGGTACTGGGCCATGATATCGACGAACGTCGCCTCGGAGATCTCTTCGGCGACGAACTCGAGTACCCGTTTCGCGCTCTCGACGTGGTTGGGCATGACCAGATGACGGACGAGCAGACCCTCGGTCGCGAGTCCAGTATCGTCGATCTCGAGGTCGCCGACTTGCCGGTGCATCTCGCGCAACGAATCGGTGACGTTCGACCAGTAGCCGGGTGCTTTCGAGTACTTGGCCGCCGCAGCGTCGTCGCCCCACTTCACGTCGGGCATGTAGATATCGACGATCCCCTCGAGTCGCTCTACGATCTCGGCGCGCTCGTAGCCGCCGCAGTTCCAGACGATCGGCAGGTCGAGCCCCCTATCTCTGGCAATCTTGACGGCCTCGACCAGATGTGGCGAGTGATGCGTCGGCGAGACGAAGTTGATGTTGTGACAGCCGTTCGCCTCGAGTTCCAGCATCATCTCGGCGATTTCGCCGGCCGTCGCGGGGTCGCCCTCGGCTTCGTGGCTGGTCTCGAAATTCTGGCAGAAGACACACTTCATGTTGCAGTTGGCGAGGAAGATAGTCCCGCTGCCGTTGTGCCCCTTCAGGGGCTCTTCCTCGCCGAAGTGTGGGAAGTACGCCGAGACGTAGGCGGTGTCGTCGACCTGGCAGGTGCCGACGTTTCCCGCCGTCCGATCGACGCGACAGTCGTAAGCACAGAGGTCACAGTCGGCGTATCGACTTCGAAGGTCGTCGATTCGCCGCTCGAACTCCTCGTTCTCGAGGTCGTGGTAGTTTGGCGTCGTCGAGTGGCCGGTGCTCATGTCAGGACCTATCGCGATCGGTGGCTAAACGCGTGTTGCAAGGTACCATTCACCACGATAGTTGTGGCCGCAAACGAATCCACAGTCGAAGGAGAGCGTTGAACGGAGACGAACTCACGCGTCTCGAGCGAGTCGCCGCGTGAGGAGATAGCCGAACCCGCCGAGCGCGGCGATTCCGCTCGCGAGACCGAACCCAGGCTTCTCGTCGGCAGGGGTAGACCCGACGCGGATCTGGACGACGTCCTCGTAGGTCTCTCCCGCGTCGTCGGTCGCGGTCAATCGGACGTTGTGGGCACCGCGGTCCTCGAACGTGTGGGTGACGAGGTCGCCGGTCGCCGTCTCGTCGCCGAACTCCCACTCGTACTCGACGAGGTCGCGGTCCCAGACGGCAGACCGGGTCGCGTCGAAGGCGACCTGTTCACCGACACTCGGCTCCCGTGGCTCGTGATCGATGTAGGCACGGAGGTTCGGAACGTTGCCGCCCAGATCCGCCCGGATCTCGTCGACGTCGTCCCCGGCGAGGCTCCGTTCGTGGAACTCGACGAGGTCTGCCCGCGCCGGTCGAGGCGTGTGGCCCACGTCTTCGTAACTCCGGAATACGGCGTCGACGCCGACTTCGTCGTAGACGGCCTTGCAGAACGGGAACCGTTCGCGCTGGATGTCGTGACCGTAGACTGCGAGCGCCGTCTCCCGTAGTTCGTCGTCGGTCCAGGCGTCGTCGAACGGGATCGTGTCGTTGTTGTCGAGTTCACCCATATACCGGAACTGATCGACCTCACGAAACGCCTCGAGGTCGAACGGCTCGCCGGTCACCTCCTCGAGGTTGGCGACGCCGATATGGTACGCCAGTCGGCGTCCTTTTGCCTCCTCGAGCGGGAGAATCGCCATCCCGTTGAGTCCACCGGCTGTGACCGACCGGACCACCTCGGGATGGAGCGCGGCGAATCGATCGACGAAATTCCCTGCCGCGGAGAAGCCGTTCAGCATGATCCCGTCGTCGACGGCGTAGCCACGCTCCTCGAGTCGATTCCGTGCGTCGTCGACCATCGCGAGCAATTGTAGGTCGACCCGCTCGAGGTTGCCGTCGTCGATCGCCATCGTCGTATCGTCCAGCTGGTGGACGTAGTGGTCGCCGCTGACGGGGTTTCGCTGTGGCCGGGGGAACACCGGCACGAGAAACGGACTCGAGAGTGCGTCCGCGATCTCCCGGCCGATACCGTCCTCGACCGTCCGGTCGGCAGCCTCGAGGTGTCGATCGAACTCGTCGGTGGCCGTTCCCGTGTTGGTCGGCTCGACGAGCATCGGTGTCGCTTCCGCATCGGCGAGTCGGGCCGGCGCGTAGAGGTAGTAGGGATAGTCGAACCCAGCGTCCGGATCGGCCTCGACGAGTCGTGTCTCGAGGCCCGCGACCACCTCGAGACTCCCGTCGAACGCGACGGTGGCGGTGTCGCGAGCGAGGCCGTTCCCCGAACTCCGCTGGTAGGCGTCGACGGCGAGTTCGAGTTCCGTCTCCGCCCCGATCGGTTCGGTGAGCGGAATCTCGAGGCCTTCGACGAGCGTCTCCGCCTCGACCTCCGTGCGGCCGAGTTCGCCTCGCGATTCGTGGCGAACGGTGACGACGACGTCGACGTCCGTGACGACCATCGCGACGGTAACCGCGTCGCCCGCGGACTGCTGGTCCCCGAACGTTACCGAGACAGGTTCGTCGCGGTCGCCGGCAGCAACCCCTGTGCCTGCGATCCCGACTGTCGCGCCGATACCTGTCCCGATCGCTCGGATCAGCCCGCGCCGGCCGGGTCCGTCACCCCCACTCGAGTCGGCTACCATTCCCCATCACCGGAAGGGCCGTCGCTACGTCGCATATACTGCTACGTGGTCGGCCAGCCACACATTATCATTGTGGCCGACATTGTACCGAAACGACAGTAACGAAGCGACGCCGTCAGCGAAACGAGCGGAAACCCGTCGCCGGCATCTCGAGTCGCGCCTCAGTAATCGTCAGTCGAACGTGATATTTCGATTCGAAACTACTTTCTCGGTCCTCTCAAAACGAGGGCCGTGGACGAGAATCGCCGTCAGTTCTGGGCCCTCTATCTCACGCGATTCGCGGAAGGGTTCGGGTTCGTCGCGTTGATCACGCTGTTACCGTACTACATCAACGAACTCGATCCGTCGGGGACGACAGTCCTCGGAGTCACGATCAGCGCCGGGTTGATCGTCGGGCTCTACACGTCAGGGTTCACGTTCGTTCAGACGCTCGCTATCGTCCCGCTGTCCTGGGCCGGCGATCGGTTCGACAAGCGAACCGTGTTGCTCGTCGTGCTCGGATTCGGCATGGTCGTCTACGCGCTATTCCCGCTGGTCGACTCGAGCGCCTCGTTCATCGCAGTCCGCGCGCTCCAGGGGATCGTCGTCACCGGTGCCGGCCTGATGACGCTCTCACTGGTCGGCCAGATTGCGACGGGCGGGACGCGAGCGAACTACATCGGAAAAGCAAATGCCGCGAGTTTCGCCGCGTCGATCGTTGGCAGCCTCAGCGCAGGCGTCGTCTACGAGGCATTCGGGTTCGGACCGGTCTTCGCGATCGTCGTCGCCATCATGTTCGTCGCCTGGCTCGGTACCTTCCGGTACCTCGAGCGCGACGTCACCCGCGTCGCGGGCTTTCCGTTCACTGACCTCGCCCTGAACCGCCGAATTCTCACGGTCTCGAGTTTCCGGTTCCAGTACGCGTTCTCCGTTACGCTGGTCCGTACCTGGATCCCGATCTTCGCCGGTGTCGCCGCGGCCGAAGGCGGGCTCGCGTACGGCGGACTCGCGGTCGCGCTCACCGTCGTCGCCGAGAAGTTCACCAACATGTGCTGTCAGCCGTTCACCGGCACGCTCTCGGACCGGTATGGCCGCGCCCTGTTCGTCTTCGCCGGCGGTGCAGCCTACGGGCTGGTCGCGCTCGCCGTCCCGTTCGCGCCGGCGATCGGTGCGGCCCTCGGCGCACCCTCCGAAATCGTCGTCGGCATCCCCGCGATGCTCGCCGGACTCGCCGTTCCGCTCGGTGCGTGGTTCCCCCTCGAAACGATTCCCTCTCAGGTGACGCTGTTCGGCGACGTCTCCCCGGCCTTCCTCCCGCTGGTCGCGCTCTCCGGGCTGCTCGGCGTCGCCGATAGCTTCCGGGAGCCGGCGAGCATGGCACTGTTCGCCGACGAGGGGACCGACGACGGCGGCGTCGCCTCGAGTTTCGGCATCCGGGAACTCGTCTGGCGGCCGGGCAGCGTTATCGCGCCGCTGCTCGGTGGCTGGCTCATGTACGAGGTGAGCATGGCGTCGGTGTTCTACGTCGGCGGTGCGTTCGCGCTGACCGGCGTCGGAACGTTCTTCGCGATTCTCGCGTGGCGACACGGGGCGAGCGCGCTCACGGAGTGGTAACGACTACGTGCCTCGAGTCACGCCTCGTCTTCCGTCTGCTCGAGCCACGCCTCGAGTACGGCCGTCTGGACCGTCCGCAGGTCCGTCTCTTGGATCGTCGCTGCCGCTTCGAACCGCTCCCGGGCGGCGGTTACCGTTCCCGATTCTGCTGCGACGTGTGTGAGCACGAACGCGTCGTGGTCGACGGCATCGGCGGCCGCGAAGTCGGCGTCATCGTACAGCGTCGCGAACTCGACGACGACCGTCGAGACGATCTCGTGGGTCACTTCGGCACCGGGATCGCCTGTCGAAATCGTCGAGTCCGACGGGTCGAAGTACGACTCGAGGTCGAGGACGCCCGCTTCCTCGTGAAGGTACTCGGCGAGACGCTCGTGAACCGGCCGCGAGAGATAGAGGCCGTACACCGTGAACCGATCGGCTGTCATACCTCGTCGTTCGACCGGAGGCCCCTCAAACGTACGGCCCGCTGCGCCGGAGACCAGACAATTCTCACCGGATCAGTCAGCGGTACTAGGCTTTTGTACGTGGTTCGAGAACACGACCCATATGCGAGCTGCCGTACTCGAGGACCACGGCGAACCGCTGTCGATCCAGGACGTCGAGTATCCGGAGCCGGAGCCGGACCAGGTCGTCGTCGAGACCGAGGCCTGTGGCGTCTGTCGCAGCGACTGGCACGCCTGGCAGGGCGACTGGAGCTGGATCGGCGCTGCAGTACAGGAGGGGCAGATCCTCGGCCACGAACCCGCGGGCGTCGTCGCCGAAGTCGGCGAGGACGTCGAGACGCTCCGGGAGGGCGACCGGGTGGCCGTCCCCTTCCACCTCGGCGACGGCACCTGCCCGCACTGTCGCGAGGGGCGAGCCAACAACTGCGAGACAGTCGTTCCGCTCGGACTCACGGGGATCGCGCCCGGCGCGTTCGCGGAGGCGTTCCCGGTCCGACAGGCGGATTTCAACTGCGTGAAACTCCCCGATAGCGTCGACTTCGTCGAGATGGCCGGCCTCGGCTGTCGCTTTATGACCGCCTATCACGCGCTGGCCGACCGCGCCGACCTCCGGCCTGGCGACTACGTCGCCGTCCACGGCTGTGGCGGCGTCGGCCTCTCGGCGATCCACGTCGCCGACGCGGTCGGTGCCCACCCGATCGCGGTCGACGTCCGGGACGACAAACTCGAGCGGGCCCGAGAACTCGGTGCCGTCGAGACAGTCAATGTAACCGACGTCGAGAACCCCGCAAACGAGGTCAAGGCACTGGCGGGCGGCGGCACCGACGTCTCGATCGACGCCCTGGGGATCGAAGAGACCTGCCGGAACTCGATCCGGAGTCTCGGAACTCGCGGGAAACACGTCCAGATCGGCCTCACGACCGGCGAGGAAGCAGGCGAGATCGAACTCCCCGTCGACGCGATGACGATGCAGGAGATCGACTTCCGTGGCTCCTTCG containing:
- a CDS encoding transcription initiation factor IIB gives rise to the protein MTNNLTRQRERERSETEEDAHQSGERVCTECETDTLIKSDGRGELVCENCGLIVEEPNVDRGPEWRAFNHSERQSKSRVGAPITQAMHDKGLTTQIDWKNADAAGNSLSAEKRSQMSRLRKWQERIRTKDAGERNLQQALSEIDRMASALGVPRAVREVASVIYRRALDEDLIRGRSIEGVATGCLYAACRKEGIPRSLEEVAEVSRVERQEIGRTYRYVAQSLDLGMRPVDPHEFVPRFCSELEVSEEVHTKANEIITVTTEQGLLSGKSPTGFAAAAIYAASLLCHEKKTQREVADVAQVTEVTIRNRYQEQIEALGIQ
- a CDS encoding DUF5789 family protein gives rise to the protein MTNDNPAENAADDQLGTLDSILETHQYPTTTDDLIAEHGEFEVQSQDGETTLRELLEPIDDETYDSADEVQNRILRLLHR
- a CDS encoding radical SAM protein — protein: MSTGHSTTPNYHDLENEEFERRIDDLRSRYADCDLCAYDCRVDRTAGNVGTCQVDDTAYVSAYFPHFGEEEPLKGHNGSGTIFLANCNMKCVFCQNFETSHEAEGDPATAGEIAEMMLELEANGCHNINFVSPTHHSPHLVEAVKIARDRGLDLPIVWNCGGYERAEIVERLEGIVDIYMPDVKWGDDAAAAKYSKAPGYWSNVTDSLREMHRQVGDLEIDDTGLATEGLLVRHLVMPNHVESAKRVLEFVAEEISEATFVDIMAQYRPYYKAREEEFYDEISRPITEDEYEAVVQHARDVGLENLYLDRSMLSRNRSIFGW
- a CDS encoding PKD domain-containing protein, which translates into the protein MVADSSGGDGPGRRGLIRAIGTGIGATVGIAGTGVAAGDRDEPVSVTFGDQQSAGDAVTVAMVVTDVDVVVTVRHESRGELGRTEVEAETLVEGLEIPLTEPIGAETELELAVDAYQRSSGNGLARDTATVAFDGSLEVVAGLETRLVEADPDAGFDYPYYLYAPARLADAEATPMLVEPTNTGTATDEFDRHLEAADRTVEDGIGREIADALSSPFLVPVFPRPQRNPVSGDHYVHQLDDTTMAIDDGNLERVDLQLLAMVDDARNRLEERGYAVDDGIMLNGFSAAGNFVDRFAALHPEVVRSVTAGGLNGMAILPLEEAKGRRLAYHIGVANLEEVTGEPFDLEAFREVDQFRYMGELDNNDTIPFDDAWTDDELRETALAVYGHDIQRERFPFCKAVYDEVGVDAVFRSYEDVGHTPRPARADLVEFHERSLAGDDVDEIRADLGGNVPNLRAYIDHEPREPSVGEQVAFDATRSAVWDRDLVEYEWEFGDETATGDLVTHTFEDRGAHNVRLTATDDAGETYEDVVQIRVGSTPADEKPGFGLASGIAALGGFGYLLTRRLARDA
- a CDS encoding MFS transporter, with protein sequence MDENRRQFWALYLTRFAEGFGFVALITLLPYYINELDPSGTTVLGVTISAGLIVGLYTSGFTFVQTLAIVPLSWAGDRFDKRTVLLVVLGFGMVVYALFPLVDSSASFIAVRALQGIVVTGAGLMTLSLVGQIATGGTRANYIGKANAASFAASIVGSLSAGVVYEAFGFGPVFAIVVAIMFVAWLGTFRYLERDVTRVAGFPFTDLALNRRILTVSSFRFQYAFSVTLVRTWIPIFAGVAAAEGGLAYGGLAVALTVVAEKFTNMCCQPFTGTLSDRYGRALFVFAGGAAYGLVALAVPFAPAIGAALGAPSEIVVGIPAMLAGLAVPLGAWFPLETIPSQVTLFGDVSPAFLPLVALSGLLGVADSFREPASMALFADEGTDDGGVASSFGIRELVWRPGSVIAPLLGGWLMYEVSMASVFYVGGAFALTGVGTFFAILAWRHGASALTEW
- a CDS encoding zinc-dependent alcohol dehydrogenase family protein, coding for MRAAVLEDHGEPLSIQDVEYPEPEPDQVVVETEACGVCRSDWHAWQGDWSWIGAAVQEGQILGHEPAGVVAEVGEDVETLREGDRVAVPFHLGDGTCPHCREGRANNCETVVPLGLTGIAPGAFAEAFPVRQADFNCVKLPDSVDFVEMAGLGCRFMTAYHALADRADLRPGDYVAVHGCGGVGLSAIHVADAVGAHPIAVDVRDDKLERARELGAVETVNVTDVENPANEVKALAGGGTDVSIDALGIEETCRNSIRSLGTRGKHVQIGLTTGEEAGEIELPVDAMTMQEIDFRGSFGMPLTRYEELFTLIEQRTLEPSKIVGEELSLEDVPETLASMDDYETVGIPVITEF